Proteins from a genomic interval of Thamnophis elegans isolate rThaEle1 chromosome 2, rThaEle1.pri, whole genome shotgun sequence:
- the CCDC159 gene encoding coiled-coil domain-containing protein 159 isoform X1, translating to MDGKKRVPTRSVTMTRAKDEQNPINSPNWCLARARSPASAVEFAGLEPQASIPEFQLVLKNDVELIRAQLLAQTEAFQALSHSITLLEQESNYQQGRINALEEEVKFAAHLPHGEMFDELIQKKVQELLKTMTKEVEGLQNSMVQKQSSVENLSQDVLESKKILWEELESVQAELRRIHQKLKDQEVDITRNLVSIKKMQENQMKYTKFLTKLRGKVPDDALEEKDHKPGPEELNEIWSAVNTLRNSIMNNSTWSEKRNSSRMKDRGSRQQPKTNFFDSNFSDSALHQHRRSSSKHSS from the exons GATGAACAGAATCCCATCAACTCTCCTAACTGGTGCTTAGCTCGGGCCAGGAGCCCAGCATCGGCA GTGGAGTTTGCTGGGTTGGAGCCACAAG CTTCAATTCCAGAGTTCCAATTGGTACTGAAAAATGATGTGGAGCTTATCAGAGCACAGCTCCTTGCTCAAACAGAG GCTTTTCAAGCACTGAGCCATTCAATTACTTTGTTAGAGCAAGAGAGCAACTATCAGCAGGGTAGGATCAATGCACTGGAAG AGGAAGTAAAATTTGCTGCCCACTTACCCCATGGAGAGATGTTTGATGAGCTAATACAGAAAAAAGTCCAAGAGCTTTTGAAAACGATGACCAAGGAAGTGGAAGGGCTCCAGAATTCCATGGTCCAGAAACAAAGTTCAGTGGAGAATCTATCTCAAGATGTCCTTGAGAG caaaaaaatccttTGGGAAGAGTTGGAATCAGTTCAGGCTGAACTGCGGCGCATCCATCAAAAACTGA AGGACCAGGAGGTTGATATCACTAGAAACCTTGTCAGCATTAAGAAAATGCAAGAGAATCAAATGAAATACACCAAG TTCCTGACCAAGCTGAGGGGCAAAGTCCCGGATGATGCTCTAGAAGAGAAAGATCATAAACCAGGGCCTGAAGAGCTGAATGAAATCTG GTCAGCTGTCAACACTTTACGCAACTCTATTATGAACAACAGCACATGGAGTGAGAAGAGGAATTCTTCAAGAATGAAAG ATCGTGGGAGCCGACAACAGCCAAAAACTAATTTCTTTGATTCCAATTTCTCTGACTCTGCTCTCCATCAGCACCGCCGTAGCAGCTCAAAGCACAGTTCCTAG
- the CCDC159 gene encoding coiled-coil domain-containing protein 159 isoform X2, translated as MTRAKDEQNPINSPNWCLARARSPASAVEFAGLEPQASIPEFQLVLKNDVELIRAQLLAQTEAFQALSHSITLLEQESNYQQGRINALEEEVKFAAHLPHGEMFDELIQKKVQELLKTMTKEVEGLQNSMVQKQSSVENLSQDVLESKKILWEELESVQAELRRIHQKLKDQEVDITRNLVSIKKMQENQMKYTKFLTKLRGKVPDDALEEKDHKPGPEELNEIWSAVNTLRNSIMNNSTWSEKRNSSRMKDRGSRQQPKTNFFDSNFSDSALHQHRRSSSKHSS; from the exons GATGAACAGAATCCCATCAACTCTCCTAACTGGTGCTTAGCTCGGGCCAGGAGCCCAGCATCGGCA GTGGAGTTTGCTGGGTTGGAGCCACAAG CTTCAATTCCAGAGTTCCAATTGGTACTGAAAAATGATGTGGAGCTTATCAGAGCACAGCTCCTTGCTCAAACAGAG GCTTTTCAAGCACTGAGCCATTCAATTACTTTGTTAGAGCAAGAGAGCAACTATCAGCAGGGTAGGATCAATGCACTGGAAG AGGAAGTAAAATTTGCTGCCCACTTACCCCATGGAGAGATGTTTGATGAGCTAATACAGAAAAAAGTCCAAGAGCTTTTGAAAACGATGACCAAGGAAGTGGAAGGGCTCCAGAATTCCATGGTCCAGAAACAAAGTTCAGTGGAGAATCTATCTCAAGATGTCCTTGAGAG caaaaaaatccttTGGGAAGAGTTGGAATCAGTTCAGGCTGAACTGCGGCGCATCCATCAAAAACTGA AGGACCAGGAGGTTGATATCACTAGAAACCTTGTCAGCATTAAGAAAATGCAAGAGAATCAAATGAAATACACCAAG TTCCTGACCAAGCTGAGGGGCAAAGTCCCGGATGATGCTCTAGAAGAGAAAGATCATAAACCAGGGCCTGAAGAGCTGAATGAAATCTG GTCAGCTGTCAACACTTTACGCAACTCTATTATGAACAACAGCACATGGAGTGAGAAGAGGAATTCTTCAAGAATGAAAG ATCGTGGGAGCCGACAACAGCCAAAAACTAATTTCTTTGATTCCAATTTCTCTGACTCTGCTCTCCATCAGCACCGCCGTAGCAGCTCAAAGCACAGTTCCTAG